The Delphinus delphis chromosome 10, mDelDel1.2, whole genome shotgun sequence genome includes a region encoding these proteins:
- the LOC132432713 gene encoding histone H1.4, protein MSETAPAAPAAPAPAEKTPVKKKARKAAGAAKRKASGPPVSELITKAVAASKERSGVSLAALKKALAAAGYDVEKNNSRIKLGLKSLVSKGTLVQTKGTGASGSFKLNRKAATGEAKPKAKKAGAAKPKKPAGGAKKPKKATGAATPKKSAKKTPKKAKKPAAAAGAKKAKSPKKAKAAKPKKAPKSPAKAKAVKPKAAKPKTAKPKAAKPKKAAAKKK, encoded by the coding sequence ATGTCCGAGACTGCGCCCGCCGCGCCTGCTGCACCGGCCCCTGCCGAGAAGACGCCGGTGAAAAAGAAGGCCCGTAAGGCTGCAGGTGCCGCAAAGCGCAAAGCGTCTGGGCCCCCGGTGTCCGAGCTCATCACCAAGGCTGTCGCCGCCTCCAAGGAGCGCAGCGGCGTGTCTCTGGCTGCGCTCAAGAAGGCGCTGGCGGCCGCGGGCTACGACGTAGAGAAGAATAACAGTCGGATCAAGCTGGGTCTCAAGAGCTTGGTGAGCAAGGGCACTCTGGTACAGACCAAGGGCACCGGCGCCTCGGGTTCTTTCAAGCTGAACAGGAAGGCGGCTACCGGAGAGGCTAAGCCCAAAGCCAAGAAGGCGGGCGCGGCCAAGCCCAAGAAGCCCGCAGGAGGGGCTAAGAAGCCCAAGAAGGCGACGGGGGCAGCCACCCCCAAGAAGAGCGCCAAGAAGACCCCAAAGAAGGCGAAGAAGCCTGCCGCGGCTGCAGGAGCCAAAAAAGCAAAGAGTCCGAAAAAAGCGAAAGCAGCCAAACCGAAGAAGGCGCCCAAGAGCCCAGCGAAAGCTAAGGCGGTGAAGCCCAAGGCGGCTAAACCAAAGACCGCCAAACCTAAGGCAGCCAAGCCAAAGAAGGCGGCAGccaagaagaaatag
- the LOC132432738 gene encoding histone H2B type 1-M translates to MPEPTKSAPAPKKGSKKAVTKAQKKDGKKRKRSRKESYSVYVYKVLKQVHPDTGISSKAMGIMNSFVNDIFERIAGEASRLAHYNKRSTITSREIQTAVRLLLPGELAKHAVSEGTKAVTKYTSSK, encoded by the coding sequence ATGCCTGAACCCACCAAGTCCGCTCCGGCCCCGAAGAAGGGCTCCAAGAAGGCGGTGACCAAGGCGCAGAAGAAGGATGGCAAGAAGCGCAAGCGCAGTCGCAAGGAGAGTTACTCCGTGTACGTGTACAAGGTGCTGAAGCAGGTCCACCCGGACACCGGCATCTCGTCCAAGGCTATGGGCATCATGAACTCGTTCGTCAACGACATCTTCGAGCGCATTGCGGGCGAGGCGTCGCGCCTGGCGCATTATAATAAGCGCTCGACCATCACTTCCAGAGAGATCCAGACGGCCGTGCGCCTGCTGCTGCCCGGGGAGCTGGCCAAGCACGCCGTGTCTGAGGGCACCAAGGCTGTCACCAAGTACACCAGCTCCAAGTAA